From a single Daphnia pulex isolate KAP4 chromosome 2, ASM2113471v1 genomic region:
- the LOC124210403 gene encoding F-actin-uncapping protein LRRC16A-like isoform X1: MALGDKKDTLTHDIHESVRNVLGKHVKITERRAVRMETKGDKMENRILVFTPCRLFVFTPKIPTKIDFNLHYLDLQSIESKKLSQLTLSTVDKVYSFHTQEELNQTSDSLITAIVTAISDLFPGIPIDQVVRRIEVSPVGRMENLSNLLRGSSNDSELSIPCGNFSRQYACMCDYYGLPYREEVAWDVDTIYMSHNSKELNLRDFDHLDPKDLIPIIAALELNSFFLQFRCSHLKLSHECSERLLAVLKKSTTLEEIYVDNAGFKGDFANKLSMAIISNSNSSLHGIDLSHNLIEDRGIASLCGFLAKVRQGATHLSSSLSKAHRGLVKLSLSHCGLTGKGVAQIGHALVLNKCMASSLQHLDLSSNVAKDDINTICSFLAQPNVLTFLNLSNTDIALEPIFGALLRGGTTHLRHLDLSKNYFSTKKGKELPPSFKQYFTSALALRTIIVSHCKITPEALKNLLLGLACNESIDNVTLDLSNNILGNGGCHVLESCIHGVRCVSTLDISDNGIDVEMAGVLLSISRNKSMKKLILNKNFQNMKSKHATTVIDAFVHLLQEEDCVIEALCLVDCKLKSELYSLINAVGSNQSLQHLDLNGNYMGDPGARLLSKALQINTSLRALSIDRNSITVHGYSDIAYALESNRTLRCLSYPLHDIMVAAKTGTDKVDILWKQIQEALQRNMSLVGPSTNGPSTSVRSMQKSETSHNNSQNQLVDRLIMQVNEAIRSLQRQGSEGRSSDIENARNLLSDAHSAKELLGKLVSSVEVAQDNISLSSSMKPMVDEIQALLTSHLQSIGDNLWHCALQHCNTVMSDSVATEQLRKSIENQSLFPVSVIQKAVMDNAILQLTEQFNKMSAALCRTVSDGVMDEVVQSLTNIYKTLAGDSNLPLDCKKRSSTPDVLKSRTRINTEMNAQDGGDESEDTINNQQSDHSPVLEYLNLATPVASKRRNLLSRKLRPKSTVGMGQGASADDIPDLVPPLNEQLGSGHDDPDANEEEPGVNVDESQADVSRKSAPLKHLGLSRPKKPKTRLPTRSAALRVGGNSETASQESLDVDGDLSQGLDTFFHSTTMATTTGGSSVSLGSSRMRGSLGSVSSAELGSPSLESVSAESSPMHRSVAGDKPSDETAGSSSREELTLDEDAVKLKEKEKRKSEDDLSSVTREKRKDSGRGMGVRLLSSIFGKNPSPSPTGDGSPPPAPTKSPVAKTKLSSMTKEPESEPKLVEDEAEPAAPKRSAVPSKLGIGVGGNVLAEMKARQERRISGILHKQNSEESDFSERSEKPEPSKANSLSPNPLGGIRLRPTPHTPEDQEPPKLPERNNARFVRPTGLEEVESERNKSTNPLTGFRLRHRGGAEEAETAKLEDKSNALNQIRLRATSTVVDDSPSPDPTSDAKANPLSGVRLRSTGINVTDPLKSPNNGDSSAEIKSESRNSLTKLKPPPLAPKPRPWSIVGSDKKTEDTDISDAAKENDAKEAVKPSKVRAMAAAVNFNNSNSDVVRRSNKHSHEEPDGLPAEFSEPKDGAAVDQVDGPDSLSSIGFLNQQATLPQQQQQQPLISQQSPASLILNNFSLEDAVDV; encoded by the exons ATGGCTCTCGGTGATAAAAAGGATACCCTCACTCATGATATTCACG AGAGTGTCAGAAATGTACTTGGTAAACATGTCAAAATCACTGAGAGGAGAGCTGTACGCATGGAAACCAAAGGggataaaatggaaaacaggATTCTC GTTTTTACTCCATGTCGACTATTTGTATTTACTCCTAAAATTCCAACTAAAATTGACTTTAATCTCCACTACCTTGACTTGCAATCCATCGAGAGCAAGAAATTATCACAG CTCACCTTGTCTACTGTGGACAAGGTTTATTCCTTCCATACCCAAGAGGAGTTGAACCAAACTTCCGATTCTCTGATCACTGCCATAGTCACAGCAATTAGTGACTTATTTCCAGGGATTCCCATTGA TCAAGTGGTACGACGTATTGAAGTCAGCCCAGTCGGTAGGATGGAAAACCTTTCCAATCTCCTTCGCGGTTCCAGTAACGATAGCGAATTAAGCATTCCATGTGGAAACTTCTCTCGTCAATATGCTTGCATGTGTGATTATTATGGATTGCCGTATCGGGAAGAGGTTGCTTGG GATGTGGACACGATATACATGTCCCACAACTCGAAGGAGCTGAACCTTCGAGATTTTGACCATTTAGATCCCAA GGATTTAATTCCTATTATCGCCGCTTTGGAGCTCAACTCCTTCTTCCTACAGTTCCGTTGCAGTCACTTGAAGCTGTCACACGAGTGCTCGGAACGTCTCTTAGCCGTCCTCAAGAAGTCAACCACTCTCGAAGAGATTTATGTTGACAATGCTGGTTTCAAAGG GGATTTCGCCAATAAGCTAAGCATGGCCATCATATCGAATTCAAACAGCTCACTGCACGGAATCGACTTGTCGCACAATCTCATCGAAGATCGTG GCATTGCTAGCCTATGCGGTTTCCTGGCCAAAGTTAGACAAG GCGCCACGCATCTCAGCTCGTCACTGTCCAAAGCCCATCGTGGTCTAGTGAAACTCTCGCTTTCTCACTGCGGGCTAACGGGAAAAGGCGTGGCTCAAATAGGGCATGCTCTTGTCCTCAACAAGTGCATGGCCTCGTCCTTGCAACATCTCGATCTGAGCAGTAACGTCGCCAAAGATGATATCAAT ACGATCTGCAGCTTTCTCGCCCAACCGAATGTGctgacatttttgaatttatcaaACACCGATATCGCACTTGAACCG ATATTTGGTGCTCTATTGCGTGGAGGAACGACTCATCTGCGTCACCTCGATTTGTCGAAAAATTACTTTTCCAccaaaaaaggcaaagagcTGCCACCCTCCTTTAAGCAGTATTTCACTTCCGCTCTGGCGTTGCGTACTATTATCGTATCCCACTGTAAGATTACACCAGAGGCACTAAA GAATCTTCTCCTTGGTCTGGCGTGCAATGAATCTATCGACAATGTCACATTAGATCTGAGCAACAATATATTGGGCAATGGGGGATGTCACGTCCTTGAGTCATGCATTCACGGCGTCCGTTGCGTCTCGACTTTGGACATTAGCGACAACGGGATCGATGTGGAAATGGCTGGTGTCCTACTCTCGATAAGCCGGAATAAGTCCATGAAAAAGCTTATCCTCAACAAGAACTTTCAGAACATGAAATCGAAACATGCCACGACCGTCATTGATGCTTTCGTTCATCTCTTGCAG GAAGAGGACTGTGTCATCGAGGCATTATGTTTGGTCGATTGCAAATTAAAGAGCGAGCTGTACAGTTTGATCAACGCGGTCGGTAGCAATCAGTCGCTGCAGCATCTGGACCTAAa CGGTAATTACATGGGTGACCCGGGCGCTCGTCTCCTTTCCAAAGCCTTACAGATCAATACGTCCCTAAGAGCGCTATCGATTGACCGGAATAGCATTACCGTCCACGGTTACAGTGATATCGCCTACGCACTGGAAAG TAACCGAACACTGAGGTGCCTATCGTACCCGCTGCACGACATCATGGTAGCCGCTAAAACCGGCACCGACAAAGTCGACATTCTTTGGAAGCAAATACAAGAAGCACTACAGCGCAACATGTCGCTGGTTGGTCCCTCGACCAACGGGCCTTCGACTTCTGTACGTTCAATGCAAAAGAGCGAAACGTCGCATAATAATTCTCAGAATCAGCTGGTGGATCGGCTTATCATGCAAGTGAACGAGGCCATTCGTAGCCTCCAGAGACAGGGTAGCGAGGGCAGGAGCAGCGATATCGAAAATGCTCGGAACCTTCTATCTGACGCCCACTCGGCCAAGGAG CTTCTCGGAAAATTAGTGTCCAGCGTTGAAGTGGCTCAGGATAACATATCGTTGAGTTCGTCGATGAAACCCATGGTCGACGAAATTCAGGCTCTGCTCACATCTCATCTGCAAAGCATTGGGGACAATTTGTGGCATTGCGCCCTGCAGCACTGCAACACCGTTATGAGCGACTCGGTCGCCACTGAACAGCTACGCAAATCGATCGAGAACCAATCGCTTTTCCCCGTCAGTGTTATCCAGAAGGCTGTGATGGACAATGCCATTCTGCAGTTGACTGAACAGTTCAATAAGATGTCAGCCGCACTCTGTCGGACGGTCTCTGACGGCGTTATGGATGAAGTGGTTCAGTCCTTGACTAACATTTACAAAACCTTG GCTGGAGATTCCAACTTACCCCTAGACTGTAAGAAACGCTCGTCCACGCCAGATGTACTCAAATCGCGAACACGAATCAACACCGAAATGAACGCCCAGGACGGCGGAGATGAATCTGAAGATACCATCAACAATCAACAATCGGATCATTCCCCAGTG TTGGAATACCTCAATCTC GCCACTCCAGTGGCCAGCAAACGAAGAAATTTGCTGAGTCGAAAATTGCGTCCGAAATCGACGGTCGGCATGGGACAAGGCGCCTCTGCTGACGACATTCCCGACCTGGTTCCACCGTTGAACGAGCAGCTGGGCAGCGGTCATGATGATCCTGACGCCAACGAAGAAGAACCTGGAGTCAACGTAGACGAGTCTCAAGCCGATGTGTCTAGAAAATCGGCTCCCTTGAAACATTTGGGCCTGAGTCGGCCAAAGAAACCCAAGACACGTTTGCCCACCCGAAGTGCCGCACTGCGCGTCGGCGGCAACTCTGAAACGGCGTCGCAAGAAAGTCTCGACGTCGACGGGGATCTTAGCCAAGGGCTTGACACATTCTTTCACTCGACTACAATGGCAACCACGACAG GTGGGAGCAGCGTAAGTTTAGGCAGTAGCCGGATGCGAGGTAGTCTGGGCAGTGTCAGCAGCGCTGAGCTGGGTTCGCCCTCATTAGAAAGCGTGTCGGCAGAGAGCAGCCCAATGCATCGTTCGGTGGCAGGTGACAAACCGAGTGACGAAACTGCTGGGAGCAGTAGCAGGGAGGAGCTCACTCTGGACGAGGACGCCGTCAAAttaaaggagaaggaaaaacgcAAGAGCGAAGATGATTTGTCTTCAGTGACTAGGGAGAAACGGAAAGATTCTgg TCGTGGGATGGGAGTTAGATTGCTGTCTTCCATATTTGGGAAAAATCCGAGTCCGTCACCGACGGGCGATGGTTCGCCACCGCCAGCGCCGACCAAATCTCCTGTGGCCAAAACCAAACTCTCATCCATGACCAAGGAGCCAGAATCTGAACCGAAACTAGTTGAAGATGAAGCTGAACCTGCCGCACCCAAACGCTCCGCTGTTCCATCCAAGTTGGGCATTGGTGTCGGAGGCAACGTCTTGGCTGAAATGAAAGCCAGGCAAGAGCGTCGAATTTCCGGCATACTGCACAAGCAGAACTCTGAGGAATCGGATTTTTCAGAACGGTCTGAAAAACCCGAGCCCAGTAAAGCCAACAGCCTGTCGCCGAATCCGCTCGGAGGAATCAGACTGCGTCCGACACCGCATACGCCAGAAGATCAGGAACCGCCGAAATTGCCGGAAAGAAATAATGCTCGCTTTGTTCGGCCAACGGGACTGGAGGAAGTGGAGTCAGAGCGTAACAAATCAACCAACCCGTTAACCGGCTTCCGGCTCCGTCACAGAGGCGGAGCGGAAGAAGCCGAGACGGCCAAGCTGGAAGACAAATCGAATGCGCTAAATCAGATTCGACTGAGAGCTACCAGCACGGTTGTCGACGATTCACCTTCACCCGATCCTACCAGTGACGCAAAGGCCAATCCTCTGAGTGGCGTCCGGTTGCGCTCAACCGGAATCAACGTGACAGATCCGCTCAAGTCGCCCAATAATGGCGATTCCAGTGCGGAAATCAAGAGCGAATCAAGGAACTCTTTGACGAAATTAAAACCCCCGCCACTGGCACCCAAACCTCGACCTTGGTCTATAGTCGGTTCCGACAAGAAAACAG AAGATACTGATATTTCTGATGccgcaaaagaaaatgacgctAAAGAAGCTGTCAAGCCGAGCAAAGTTCGGGCTATGGCTGCGGCAGTCAActttaataattcaaattccg ATGTTGTCCGCCGTAGCAACAAACATTCTCATGAG GAACCGGACGGACTTCCAGCTGAGTTCTCGGAGCCCAAGGATGGTGCAGCAGTTGATCAAGTAGATGGGCCAGATTCTCTGAGTTCCATCGGGTTCCTCAACCAACAGGCTACGCTtccacagcaacagcagcagcagcctttgATTTCCCAGCAATCCCCAGcgtctttaattttaaacaactTTTCCCTTGAAGATGCCGTCGACGTGTAA
- the LOC124210403 gene encoding F-actin-uncapping protein LRRC16A-like isoform X3, giving the protein MALGDKKDTLTHDIHESVRNVLGKHVKITERRAVRMETKGDKMENRILVFTPCRLFVFTPKIPTKIDFNLHYLDLQSIESKKLSQLTLSTVDKVYSFHTQEELNQTSDSLITAIVTAISDLFPGIPIDQVVRRIEVSPVGRMENLSNLLRGSSNDSELSIPCGNFSRQYACMCDYYGLPYREEVAWDVDTIYMSHNSKELNLRDFDHLDPKDLIPIIAALELNSFFLQFRCSHLKLSHECSERLLAVLKKSTTLEEIYVDNAGFKGDFANKLSMAIISNSNSSLHGIDLSHNLIEDRGATHLSSSLSKAHRGLVKLSLSHCGLTGKGVAQIGHALVLNKCMASSLQHLDLSSNVAKDDINTICSFLAQPNVLTFLNLSNTDIALEPIFGALLRGGTTHLRHLDLSKNYFSTKKGKELPPSFKQYFTSALALRTIIVSHCKITPEALKNLLLGLACNESIDNVTLDLSNNILGNGGCHVLESCIHGVRCVSTLDISDNGIDVEMAGVLLSISRNKSMKKLILNKNFQNMKSKHATTVIDAFVHLLQEEDCVIEALCLVDCKLKSELYSLINAVGSNQSLQHLDLNGNYMGDPGARLLSKALQINTSLRALSIDRNSITVHGYSDIAYALESNRTLRCLSYPLHDIMVAAKTGTDKVDILWKQIQEALQRNMSLVGPSTNGPSTSVRSMQKSETSHNNSQNQLVDRLIMQVNEAIRSLQRQGSEGRSSDIENARNLLSDAHSAKELLGKLVSSVEVAQDNISLSSSMKPMVDEIQALLTSHLQSIGDNLWHCALQHCNTVMSDSVATEQLRKSIENQSLFPVSVIQKAVMDNAILQLTEQFNKMSAALCRTVSDGVMDEVVQSLTNIYKTLAGDSNLPLDCKKRSSTPDVLKSRTRINTEMNAQDGGDESEDTINNQQSDHSPVLEYLNLATPVASKRRNLLSRKLRPKSTVGMGQGASADDIPDLVPPLNEQLGSGHDDPDANEEEPGVNVDESQADVSRKSAPLKHLGLSRPKKPKTRLPTRSAALRVGGNSETASQESLDVDGDLSQGLDTFFHSTTMATTTGGSSVSLGSSRMRGSLGSVSSAELGSPSLESVSAESSPMHRSVAGDKPSDETAGSSSREELTLDEDAVKLKEKEKRKSEDDLSSVTREKRKDSGRGMGVRLLSSIFGKNPSPSPTGDGSPPPAPTKSPVAKTKLSSMTKEPESEPKLVEDEAEPAAPKRSAVPSKLGIGVGGNVLAEMKARQERRISGILHKQNSEESDFSERSEKPEPSKANSLSPNPLGGIRLRPTPHTPEDQEPPKLPERNNARFVRPTGLEEVESERNKSTNPLTGFRLRHRGGAEEAETAKLEDKSNALNQIRLRATSTVVDDSPSPDPTSDAKANPLSGVRLRSTGINVTDPLKSPNNGDSSAEIKSESRNSLTKLKPPPLAPKPRPWSIVGSDKKTEDTDISDAAKENDAKEAVKPSKVRAMAAAVNFNNSNSDVVRRSNKHSHEEPDGLPAEFSEPKDGAAVDQVDGPDSLSSIGFLNQQATLPQQQQQQPLISQQSPASLILNNFSLEDAVDV; this is encoded by the exons ATGGCTCTCGGTGATAAAAAGGATACCCTCACTCATGATATTCACG AGAGTGTCAGAAATGTACTTGGTAAACATGTCAAAATCACTGAGAGGAGAGCTGTACGCATGGAAACCAAAGGggataaaatggaaaacaggATTCTC GTTTTTACTCCATGTCGACTATTTGTATTTACTCCTAAAATTCCAACTAAAATTGACTTTAATCTCCACTACCTTGACTTGCAATCCATCGAGAGCAAGAAATTATCACAG CTCACCTTGTCTACTGTGGACAAGGTTTATTCCTTCCATACCCAAGAGGAGTTGAACCAAACTTCCGATTCTCTGATCACTGCCATAGTCACAGCAATTAGTGACTTATTTCCAGGGATTCCCATTGA TCAAGTGGTACGACGTATTGAAGTCAGCCCAGTCGGTAGGATGGAAAACCTTTCCAATCTCCTTCGCGGTTCCAGTAACGATAGCGAATTAAGCATTCCATGTGGAAACTTCTCTCGTCAATATGCTTGCATGTGTGATTATTATGGATTGCCGTATCGGGAAGAGGTTGCTTGG GATGTGGACACGATATACATGTCCCACAACTCGAAGGAGCTGAACCTTCGAGATTTTGACCATTTAGATCCCAA GGATTTAATTCCTATTATCGCCGCTTTGGAGCTCAACTCCTTCTTCCTACAGTTCCGTTGCAGTCACTTGAAGCTGTCACACGAGTGCTCGGAACGTCTCTTAGCCGTCCTCAAGAAGTCAACCACTCTCGAAGAGATTTATGTTGACAATGCTGGTTTCAAAGG GGATTTCGCCAATAAGCTAAGCATGGCCATCATATCGAATTCAAACAGCTCACTGCACGGAATCGACTTGTCGCACAATCTCATCGAAGATCGTG GCGCCACGCATCTCAGCTCGTCACTGTCCAAAGCCCATCGTGGTCTAGTGAAACTCTCGCTTTCTCACTGCGGGCTAACGGGAAAAGGCGTGGCTCAAATAGGGCATGCTCTTGTCCTCAACAAGTGCATGGCCTCGTCCTTGCAACATCTCGATCTGAGCAGTAACGTCGCCAAAGATGATATCAAT ACGATCTGCAGCTTTCTCGCCCAACCGAATGTGctgacatttttgaatttatcaaACACCGATATCGCACTTGAACCG ATATTTGGTGCTCTATTGCGTGGAGGAACGACTCATCTGCGTCACCTCGATTTGTCGAAAAATTACTTTTCCAccaaaaaaggcaaagagcTGCCACCCTCCTTTAAGCAGTATTTCACTTCCGCTCTGGCGTTGCGTACTATTATCGTATCCCACTGTAAGATTACACCAGAGGCACTAAA GAATCTTCTCCTTGGTCTGGCGTGCAATGAATCTATCGACAATGTCACATTAGATCTGAGCAACAATATATTGGGCAATGGGGGATGTCACGTCCTTGAGTCATGCATTCACGGCGTCCGTTGCGTCTCGACTTTGGACATTAGCGACAACGGGATCGATGTGGAAATGGCTGGTGTCCTACTCTCGATAAGCCGGAATAAGTCCATGAAAAAGCTTATCCTCAACAAGAACTTTCAGAACATGAAATCGAAACATGCCACGACCGTCATTGATGCTTTCGTTCATCTCTTGCAG GAAGAGGACTGTGTCATCGAGGCATTATGTTTGGTCGATTGCAAATTAAAGAGCGAGCTGTACAGTTTGATCAACGCGGTCGGTAGCAATCAGTCGCTGCAGCATCTGGACCTAAa CGGTAATTACATGGGTGACCCGGGCGCTCGTCTCCTTTCCAAAGCCTTACAGATCAATACGTCCCTAAGAGCGCTATCGATTGACCGGAATAGCATTACCGTCCACGGTTACAGTGATATCGCCTACGCACTGGAAAG TAACCGAACACTGAGGTGCCTATCGTACCCGCTGCACGACATCATGGTAGCCGCTAAAACCGGCACCGACAAAGTCGACATTCTTTGGAAGCAAATACAAGAAGCACTACAGCGCAACATGTCGCTGGTTGGTCCCTCGACCAACGGGCCTTCGACTTCTGTACGTTCAATGCAAAAGAGCGAAACGTCGCATAATAATTCTCAGAATCAGCTGGTGGATCGGCTTATCATGCAAGTGAACGAGGCCATTCGTAGCCTCCAGAGACAGGGTAGCGAGGGCAGGAGCAGCGATATCGAAAATGCTCGGAACCTTCTATCTGACGCCCACTCGGCCAAGGAG CTTCTCGGAAAATTAGTGTCCAGCGTTGAAGTGGCTCAGGATAACATATCGTTGAGTTCGTCGATGAAACCCATGGTCGACGAAATTCAGGCTCTGCTCACATCTCATCTGCAAAGCATTGGGGACAATTTGTGGCATTGCGCCCTGCAGCACTGCAACACCGTTATGAGCGACTCGGTCGCCACTGAACAGCTACGCAAATCGATCGAGAACCAATCGCTTTTCCCCGTCAGTGTTATCCAGAAGGCTGTGATGGACAATGCCATTCTGCAGTTGACTGAACAGTTCAATAAGATGTCAGCCGCACTCTGTCGGACGGTCTCTGACGGCGTTATGGATGAAGTGGTTCAGTCCTTGACTAACATTTACAAAACCTTG GCTGGAGATTCCAACTTACCCCTAGACTGTAAGAAACGCTCGTCCACGCCAGATGTACTCAAATCGCGAACACGAATCAACACCGAAATGAACGCCCAGGACGGCGGAGATGAATCTGAAGATACCATCAACAATCAACAATCGGATCATTCCCCAGTG TTGGAATACCTCAATCTC GCCACTCCAGTGGCCAGCAAACGAAGAAATTTGCTGAGTCGAAAATTGCGTCCGAAATCGACGGTCGGCATGGGACAAGGCGCCTCTGCTGACGACATTCCCGACCTGGTTCCACCGTTGAACGAGCAGCTGGGCAGCGGTCATGATGATCCTGACGCCAACGAAGAAGAACCTGGAGTCAACGTAGACGAGTCTCAAGCCGATGTGTCTAGAAAATCGGCTCCCTTGAAACATTTGGGCCTGAGTCGGCCAAAGAAACCCAAGACACGTTTGCCCACCCGAAGTGCCGCACTGCGCGTCGGCGGCAACTCTGAAACGGCGTCGCAAGAAAGTCTCGACGTCGACGGGGATCTTAGCCAAGGGCTTGACACATTCTTTCACTCGACTACAATGGCAACCACGACAG GTGGGAGCAGCGTAAGTTTAGGCAGTAGCCGGATGCGAGGTAGTCTGGGCAGTGTCAGCAGCGCTGAGCTGGGTTCGCCCTCATTAGAAAGCGTGTCGGCAGAGAGCAGCCCAATGCATCGTTCGGTGGCAGGTGACAAACCGAGTGACGAAACTGCTGGGAGCAGTAGCAGGGAGGAGCTCACTCTGGACGAGGACGCCGTCAAAttaaaggagaaggaaaaacgcAAGAGCGAAGATGATTTGTCTTCAGTGACTAGGGAGAAACGGAAAGATTCTgg TCGTGGGATGGGAGTTAGATTGCTGTCTTCCATATTTGGGAAAAATCCGAGTCCGTCACCGACGGGCGATGGTTCGCCACCGCCAGCGCCGACCAAATCTCCTGTGGCCAAAACCAAACTCTCATCCATGACCAAGGAGCCAGAATCTGAACCGAAACTAGTTGAAGATGAAGCTGAACCTGCCGCACCCAAACGCTCCGCTGTTCCATCCAAGTTGGGCATTGGTGTCGGAGGCAACGTCTTGGCTGAAATGAAAGCCAGGCAAGAGCGTCGAATTTCCGGCATACTGCACAAGCAGAACTCTGAGGAATCGGATTTTTCAGAACGGTCTGAAAAACCCGAGCCCAGTAAAGCCAACAGCCTGTCGCCGAATCCGCTCGGAGGAATCAGACTGCGTCCGACACCGCATACGCCAGAAGATCAGGAACCGCCGAAATTGCCGGAAAGAAATAATGCTCGCTTTGTTCGGCCAACGGGACTGGAGGAAGTGGAGTCAGAGCGTAACAAATCAACCAACCCGTTAACCGGCTTCCGGCTCCGTCACAGAGGCGGAGCGGAAGAAGCCGAGACGGCCAAGCTGGAAGACAAATCGAATGCGCTAAATCAGATTCGACTGAGAGCTACCAGCACGGTTGTCGACGATTCACCTTCACCCGATCCTACCAGTGACGCAAAGGCCAATCCTCTGAGTGGCGTCCGGTTGCGCTCAACCGGAATCAACGTGACAGATCCGCTCAAGTCGCCCAATAATGGCGATTCCAGTGCGGAAATCAAGAGCGAATCAAGGAACTCTTTGACGAAATTAAAACCCCCGCCACTGGCACCCAAACCTCGACCTTGGTCTATAGTCGGTTCCGACAAGAAAACAG AAGATACTGATATTTCTGATGccgcaaaagaaaatgacgctAAAGAAGCTGTCAAGCCGAGCAAAGTTCGGGCTATGGCTGCGGCAGTCAActttaataattcaaattccg ATGTTGTCCGCCGTAGCAACAAACATTCTCATGAG GAACCGGACGGACTTCCAGCTGAGTTCTCGGAGCCCAAGGATGGTGCAGCAGTTGATCAAGTAGATGGGCCAGATTCTCTGAGTTCCATCGGGTTCCTCAACCAACAGGCTACGCTtccacagcaacagcagcagcagcctttgATTTCCCAGCAATCCCCAGcgtctttaattttaaacaactTTTCCCTTGAAGATGCCGTCGACGTGTAA